CCACACTCTGACCTGTGCAGCAGCCTGTTCAACCCTGCTGCACTGAAGGTCCAGGCACAGAGCCCTGACCACACTGGTGCCATGGGCATCCTCTGCTCTCCACTTTCATCTGGGTGCAAGGGGTCCAGGCCTGACGCTCACTGTCCACTGCACTCACTTCCTGTTCATCACCCACCAGTTCAGGGCTAAGCCCTGCCCACCCGGCACCAGGGCTGCAGAATGCTGGGCAGCACAGAGGCTGCAACAGGTGTCAGCCCCAGCATCTCAGTGAAGCAACTTCGTTTGCTCAGGTTGGAACAAAATGCTTCAGGAAACTATGACGACGCCAACGTCAACGTGTTGAAAAATCAATAGTAAAGTCTATGCATTTAGTGGTTTAAAGATTAACTTTTGTTAAACAAAGAAATTCTTTCATCTCGCTAGCAGGAATAAGGAAGCCCCTAACCTAAAGTATGGAATGACCCTTCACTGTTTTCTatagaaaaatacaaactagatttttttttttaaacataaaaaagaacaCAGAGCACCAGGACTGTCACATTGGGTTCTCAGGAGATATTCCCAGATGCTTACTGAAGTGGTCTGGGGTTGCCTTGTGCCAGGATTTGGGCCTGGCTGCCTGTGGCCTCTCAGACCATGCTGCTGCAGTATTAGAGGATGCCTGCCTTCAGGAGGGTGGGCTTTAAGATCCCCTGAAGGACATATGCATGTGTGGCGCCTGTCATCCCCAGCCAGAAAGTGACCAAGTAGTCCTGTACAGACCTGGCCCCTCGGGCTTGAAGCCACTGGACACCTGGCTGGTTGTTCTAGCAGCTCTCAAGAGACCTTCtccttagttttgttttaaagtgGTCTCAAACTTGTTACCTTAGGATACACTTAAAATCACCCCAAGGGTATGATACAGTATTTGTTCACAGAAGCAGAGTCAAGGGGCCCAAGAGTCACCTGACCTGCTTTCCACTAACATTTAAAAGTCTGAACCCTCAACAAATACAGCTgcctgcacatgtgtgtgcacagagAAGGACCTAGGAAAGAAGGATCACTGGGTCCCACAGAATCCACACTGGCCTTTCAGGGGTTCGCTTTCCTGCAGAGGGTGGTGACAGTGTGGAAGCCAAGACGCCTCTGCTTGGTCGCCACACCGGGTGGTGTGGTGCGAGGCCTGCCCTGAGGACCCGGAGCACCACTGTGATCTCCGGCCATTGATTCCTGGGGGAGATGGGCACTCTCCCCCATGGCTCCTCAGGGCATTCGGTGGTGTGTGCTAAGCATTGGCAGGACTGGCCTGTGCATCTGAAAGCCCACACACACTGTCCTTCTGTCTATACTATGCTTGGTCTTTAAAATCTTAAGCAGCTGAGAATCACTCAACGGCCAGAGATGGCTTGAGATTTTGTGGCAGAGGTGCCCATCATCTCCCAGATCTTTCCTCTTATTGAAAGCGGTGTTCACTTGGTCTTAGGAAGCACTGTTCCCACCAGGGCTGTCATGCTGTGAAGCACAGGCCCTGGCAGAACCCCCCATCCCCGAGAGGGGCGCAGCCATCGTCCCTGTTGGTCCTGCTGTCACCGTGAAATAGCAAACCCTTGGTCCTGACAGCAGATTTGAGCCTTTTTCATATCAGACATAAATTAATCCAGAGGCTGAGAGCTCTAAACTTCCAGTTACAGAACATTCTTAAATTACAACTTCTTTAACTTACTTATCTCACATCAGAAGTAAACAGACAGGAAACTAAAGCCAGGGCAGAGGATGGGCCACCTGGGGGCTCTGAAGTGAGTCGTCAAGCATGAGCTTGGTCGCGTGGCTGCTTCAGGCCAGGCAGCAGGACTTCCTCCACCAGGACCTGGACAAGTCCCTCACTTTTTCCGGAGTCCTGCTCTTACACTTCCTGGGCTGCTGCTGGGAGTCTGCATGCTGGATCCCAGCCATGATGGCGGCATCGAAGACCTCCTTGAGGTTTTTCTGAGTCAAGGCCGAGCACTCCACGTAGGAAGCAGCTTTGATTTCCTCTGCACACAGTTTGGCCGCCTCCTCGGGCACAGGCTTCTCCCTGCCTTTGTCCAGCTCAATGAGCACTTTGACATCTTCTCTGAGGTCTGACTGTGTCCCCACCAGGATGATGGGTGCTTTGGGGCAGTGGCACCGGATCTCAGGCACCCACTTCTCGTTGACATTCTGGAAAGAGGTGGGGCTCACCACGCTGAAGCAGAGCAGGAAGATGTCAGCATTGGTGTAGCACAGGGGCCTCAGCTTGTCAAACTCATCCTGCGACCAAGCACACACCGGTCACCCTAGTTAGCTCTTGCCAGCAGAAGGCCCTCTTAACCTGCTTCCTGGAAGGCCTGGCTGTATCAGGAAGCCCATGGTCCCCCCAGGAAGAGCCAGCATCCAAAACTGCTTCATTGCCTGTCCCAGACACAGGCACAGCAGCTTCCACCCCAGGCCAACAAGGCCCTAGAGCCTATGGCCAGAGGCCCCCAGTGCTGTGATCACCCTGCTGAGCACGTGGGAAGGCGCTTGAGCAGTGGGTCTGGAGACTGCTTTTAACTGGCCTTCAGCCCAGAGTGACCCAGACTTACTATCACCTCTGGGGACTAACCACTCTTCTGAAAGTCAGAGCATGCCTGCCCTGACCCCAGACTCCACCTGATCCTGCAAGACGTCTGTTGGCACAGCCCCTTCCTCAAGACCCTAGCCCTTCCCTCCCCATGACAGGGTGAACCATGCTGTTACCCACCTGCCTGTCACCCACAGCACAAAGCATTGTTTTGGACCCAGATCAAGCCATAGCAGTGCTGGGGACTCTGTGAGGCCCCAGACACCAGCAATCGGGGCACTCTGTCCCTTGGTGTCCCTCACAGACACTGGTCATCATGCTCACATTCTGACTGTAgaccttccctcccttcctccttttctcttaaaCTTCTTTGCTCCTGCATTGACCTTTGCCAGCACCAGGGGCCTCCAGGCACAGGGTTGGGACAGATGAGCCAGAGAATGGGCACGCCCTGCACAATGAGGACAGCTGGACCAAATGTGGGAGTGGACCAGCAGTGGGTGCCCACTATGCGTGGATGCTCCTTTGCAATCACCACTAGTGGACACACACCAGACACCTCCCACAACCAGGCCTGGCTGCAAGGGCTGGGCTGTGGATAGCATAACGGGTATGCCAGTCAGTACTTCCTCCAGTTGGACACCCCAGAACCTGGCAGCACCACGGCCAACCACCACTGAGAGCTCCCTCCTCCCCTAGGAGAATCCTGCACCTCTTGTTCATGAGTAAAATGCACATCTGTGGACATCGCCTCCGGCATGACAGGCACACCCAGGTCTCAGAAACACTGGCATTCCCTCACCAGCCCCATACAGTGTGCCACTCCTTGCCAGGCCTTCCTCTGCATGGAAGACTCCTTCGATGCCTCCTGCCTGCACTTCCTCCCTCTGAGGCTCCGAGTCTCCACCTGGGACAACAGCCAACCAGCCACACAGCAGGAATGAGCACAGCCTCTGCTCATAGGCACTGCAGATAGACCCTGAGTCAGGACTCACACCTCTTAGTGCCAACCCTGGGCTGCAAGAATCAATGCAGAAACCCAACCAGGATGTTCAGCTATGAAGACCTCTGCAAGAGCAGCTCCACCTGCCCTCAGAAGCCTGCAGTGTAGGTCTATAGTGTAGATGCCCCACAGGATTTGTGGTGGGATGGCAGATATGGGCCAAGACCTACTGGTCAGGCTGATGTGCTACTTTGTTTTGTTAGTATGAAGCTTTTTCCAAGTGCCTCAGGGGTCAAAGGCTGAAGAATTCTGGACTGTGGGAGCAGACCCCTCTCCTTCAGTGATGCTCTCCCTTCTTGCATGCTCCCTTCTGTCCACCTTCACCCTAGCTATGCCTGAGACTGTGAGTCAGGCATTCAGAGCTGCATCTGGCATGTGTGGAGATCCACAGGCACCACAAGTGCCTTCCTCACTGATTGCCTCCTGGAGTAGCAGCGCCCTTGCTCACAGGCCATGGGGATCAGTGGCTCATAGGCCACAGGGGTCAGTCGCTCACACTCCTTCCCAGAGGAAGGAGAGTTCCTTGGTTGGACCACAGAGAGCCTGGCAAGTATCACAGCAAGCCCTCAGACAGTAGCTGGCCAGACAGGACAAGGAGGGTAGAAAAGGTTGACCACTCTGACCAGTCCTACCACTGTCATGACACCCCCTGACTGGCACCTTGAAGCAGACCTGACTTTGGCCAGTAACATACACTTCTCTTATGGAGCTCTGCAGCTGGCTTTCTGTGGGTCTTTGGAGAACAGCAACTCCCAGCAAATGACATGGGACACAGGAGGACCATCTACAAACAAAGCCACCAACTTGGCACTGAGACCTCTTCCTGAATTATAAGCATCCTTTATGAATGAGTTTCTAAAATGGTTCTTGTGCCCTCctgacttttaaagaaaaactgtgaAGGAAAATTCCAACTCCTTTTCCACAATTCagtcccttttaaaaatgttttctgggtTAAAAACACTACTGTTTCAAGAGCCTGCCTGGAGCTTTCCACCAAGCCCACCACTACCCAGCAGAGGCCTTCCCCTGTGGTCCTCCTTTCCTTGGCGAGCTCCCAGACACCAGCTCCTCTTCCCAGGAACTTCAGAGCTGTGGAGGGCAGGCCCATGGCTAAGCTGCACACCTGGGGCCCAGCACTCCGCCCACCATCTGCTCGGAGCCATGTGGGCTCTGCAAGGCACTGTGTATGTGCATGGCCAGGCATGAGTACCCAGCTCAGCACTGTCTCCTGGGGAAAGCAGCCTTCCCAGGGAGCCTGGTGGTGGGCAGGGATACTGTGGGGAAGGAGCCTGGGGTCTGTTCTTGGGGACGCCTTGTGTCTTTCAGCATTCTGTCCTGTTCCCAGGCTGCTGCTCCACAGGGGCCTATGGATCCTGGGCCATTCTTCTGCCAACCTTAACGATGGGAAAAACCTGGCCCCTCAGCTTACAATGAAATGCCTTCCATGGCATTCAGAAAGAGCAAATACAGAAGGGACTGCTCTGACTTTCTGGTCCCACAGCAAAGAAGTGGGGCTATGTTGGGGTCTCCCTCACTACGAAGGGTATGAGATGTCTCAGGCTGGGCTTCAACCTGCTGCTGTTCTGAGAGGACCAAGGCTGCCCAGATTCATGTGACCTCAATGTCTGTACAATAAAATCTGCCCTTACCCTGAACTGCTGTCCCAGACTGGGTGAGCAGCTTGGAAGCCCTGGCTTGGATGTGGTACTGTTGACCCTGCAGAGCCAGCTCGCTCATAAGCGTGATATCCTGGAATGGCATCTCAGCAGAGCACACTTCTACCTGCCCGTGGAGCAGCCCCAGCATTGGGCCTGACTCCTCACCTACTAGAGAGACAAGTCCAACAACAGCCACCCAGCAAGCTCAGCACAGGTGCTCACAGGGCACATGCGAACTTGGGGGCTTGACCAACTGGGGATGAGGTGGGGTGACCAGGTGGAAACCTCTCCAGGGAATACCATGGGGACCCATGCTGTTCTTTCATCACTGCCTGGCTGCCTCCTAACACCCAGCCTCTGGACAAGAGTCCATGCCCTGGTCTGGAAAGAGCAAGGCACTGCTCATGCCTCTCTCCAGCTCAGG
The sequence above is drawn from the Urocitellus parryii isolate mUroPar1 chromosome 9, mUroPar1.hap1, whole genome shotgun sequence genome and encodes:
- the Rhou gene encoding rho-related GTP-binding protein RhoU, coding for MAPQQGRPALPGRCEPLPAPPVPPRRERGGRGARGPGAPGGRGRAGGAEGRSVKCVLVGDGAVGKTSLVVSYTTNGYPTEYIPTAFDNFSAVVSVDGRPVRLQLCDTAGQDEFDKLRPLCYTNADIFLLCFSVVSPTSFQNVNEKWVPEIRCHCPKAPIILVGTQSDLREDVKVLIELDKGREKPVPEEAAKLCAEEIKAASYVECSALTQKNLKEVFDAAIMAGIQHADSQQQPRKCKSRTPEKVRDLSRSWWRKSCCLA